Genomic window (Saccharothrix australiensis):
TCCTCGGAGTCGATGACGTCCAGATCCGGTGGCACGCCGCCAACATAACGGCGTTGATCCCATCTCCGCGCGAGCGCCGTGTACGCGGTGGCTGTGCCGGTCGGCACGGCGAGCGCTCTCAATTCGTGGACGTTCCACACCACGGCACAGCGATCGGTTGCGGCGCCGGCGAGCAGTACTCGACGTGGAGTCCACGAGGCTGGGCCAGGACGCCGTCGCCCACGTGCGATTCCGTGCAGTAGTGCGGGATGTCGGCGCGGGTACGAGGTCTTACGAGCGGGGGGATCGGGCCGTGCTCGCCGTCGAGCCGTTCGTCGAGATGATCCGGCAACGACCGCGCGGCACGAGCCCCGTCGTCCGTGCGGTCGCCGAGGCGTTGCCGGTGCGCGACCACGCGGTCGACGCCGCGCTGGCCGTGCTCACCGTCCACCACTGGACCGACTGGCGGCGTGGGCTCGCCGAGTTGCGCCGGGTGGCGCCGCGCCGGTTCCGCTCTGGCGCAGACGGGTCCCGCCGCCGTCGAGCGGGGCGTCCGCCGCCTGCGTGCAGACCTGCGCGGCGGCCGTTGGCACGAACGGCACCGGGACCTCCTCGGCCTCGACCACTGGGACGCCGGCTTCCGCCTCGTCGTGTCGCACGGCTGAGCGCGGGCGGGGTCGACCTTCACCCGTGCCGACCTGCGGGTAGGATAAGTCGCACTAGTGGGAAAAGTAGGAGAGGGTGTGCATGGCCGGGCAGATGATCCAGGGACCGGACGGCCGTTACATCGTGGGCACGGTCAAGGTCGGGGAGAAGGGGCAGATCGTCATCCCGAAGGACGCGCGGGACCTGCTCGGGCTCCGCCCCGGTGACACGCTCCTCGTGCTGGTGGACCCCAAGCAGGGCGTCGCCCTGGTCGACAACGAGCGGTTCCAGCAGTTCGCCAGGGGCATCCTCGACGTGCAGGACGAGACCGCCCCGGAGTCGGACCGGTGACCGGCTACCGCAACCCCTTCGAGGGGCAGCGCGAACCGCTGCCGCCGGACCTGGCCGAGGCCGGCTTCCGGCAGGAGTTCGCCGACCTCGACGGCGTCGTCCTCCACTACGTGCGCGGGCGGGACGTCGGCCTGCCGCTCGTGCTCGTGCCCGGCCAGATGA
Coding sequences:
- a CDS encoding AbrB/MazE/SpoVT family DNA-binding domain-containing protein produces the protein MAGQMIQGPDGRYIVGTVKVGEKGQIVIPKDARDLLGLRPGDTLLVLVDPKQGVALVDNERFQQFARGILDVQDETAPESDR